GGTGATGCCAGCCTGCTTGCGGAGCTGATTCGTTTTGCGGTTTGCTTCCCACCAGATTGGCCCCTGGCCGTCGATCGTTCCGCGACCGGTAATGGAAATGTTCTCAAGATCCAGTCCGGTGAACAATGATGCGAAGATGGTTCGGTCATTTCCCTCCCATCGGCCCTGGATGGTCGGGTAATCGTCGAAGTTGGGGCTGGCGAGGATGGTGGCCCCGGCAAGAATCTCGAATTCGACATTGCTGCGCAGGAAGATCGGGCCGCTTAAAAAGACTCCGGGCGTGACAAGGACTTTGCCTCCGCCTGCCTTGCCGCAGTCATCCACTGCATTCTGTATCGCTTTCGTGGACAGTGTCTTGCCGTCGGGGACGGCGCCGTAATCAACCACGTTGAAGATGTAATTTGGCGTCGATTTCTGTCCTTTTACGGTGCGTGGCGCACTGGTGGCGCCGCCGAACGGACTGGCGGCGAAAGCTGCGGCGGGAACGGCTACTGCTAACCCGGTCGCGAGGTGTTGGATGAACTTGCGGCGTTGACTCATCGCTTGCCTATTCCTCTGTCGTGGTTCTGTGGTTAGGAAGGTTAAGAAGTACAGAGGGGCGCTGAAACGCTCACCTCAAGGTTAAGAACCAATCAGCTTCGCTGACTTGGACTGCAGCAGACACGCTGCAGAAAAAAATCTATATCGGGTCACTCTGAGACGCGCTGAAGCACGCCCCCTCACAGAGAGTGTGTTACTTCGCCAGCTTCGAAAGTACGCCTTTCTTTTTTGTCTTTGCCTCGCGGCCGTCCAACTCGATCGAGGACTTCGCGGTCATGGCGTGCTCGTTCATTAGCAGAAACGCTCCAAGACCGTGGAAATCGTTCACCGGGCGTTTGCGGCCGAAGTAGTAAGCGCGATCCGAGACGTTCGTACCTTCGCAGATGTCGCTGATATTCGTGAGTCCATCCTCGCCGAACGTCAGTTTCGTCATCACGCCACGGTATCCTTTGGAAGCGACTTTCGCGTACTTTTGGCTGACATAGCCCCGCTCCACGGACAGCGATATCACATAGGTGAACATGCTGGAACTCGACGTCTCCAACCAGTTGTTGGGGTCTGCCCCCTGATCGATTACCTGGTACCACAACCCTGTCTTGCTATCTTGATATCGCGCAATCGACTTCACAAACTCCTGAAGTGTTGCGAGCACTTCGGCTCGCTTCGGGTGGTCTTTCGGCAACACCTCGAGCACATCGACCAGGGCCATTGCGTACCATCCCATGGCACGGCACCAGAATTCGGAAGCACGGTGGGTGGTCGGGTTCGCCCATTTCTGGGCGCCGGATTCGTCGTAAGCGTGGTAGAACAACCCAGTCCGAGGATCGCGCAAGTGGCTCGCATAGATTAGTAGCTG
The nucleotide sequence above comes from Clostridia bacterium. Encoded proteins:
- a CDS encoding glycoside hydrolase family 88 protein; translated protein: MSSWKPRWLVLSFLLLTVSYAAGSAFQGQQAQAVENATAGAVVAVVGGSGVNSAKAPISSDLSTALVESTMQRYPGPKELGSWGYAKSLYLFGQYLVFKRTEDPRYLSYIKNWIDSHVDENGKIDRGMNALDYMLPGNLLLVLYKETGEPKYKIAAESIRQRFDTYPRTKDGGLWHATSRQHQLWADGLFMSMPFLVRYGQIFGDSKYANDEAANQLLIYASHLRDPRTGLFYHAYDESGAQKWANPTTHRASEFWCRAMGWYAMALVDVLEVLPKDHPKRAEVLATLQEFVKSIARYQDSKTGLWYQVIDQGADPNNWLETSSSSMFTYVISLSVERGYVSQKYAKVASKGYRGVMTKLTFGEDGLTNISDICEGTNVSDRAYYFGRKRPVNDFHGLGAFLLMNEHAMTAKSSIELDGREAKTKKKGVLSKLAK